One part of the Spiribacter salinus M19-40 genome encodes these proteins:
- a CDS encoding GTP cyclohydrolase II, translating into MQRIRRALIDLRRGEPVLVTGEGGCRLVIAVENLNEERLGVIRSLTTEPVALLITGHRARALGMDRPEDDAVTLSLGRLETGAPLEALMAAMKNPTGLDAADTVLAAEYAAIEMTRHAGLMPALVAIAADPDAPQLRDQIDTGEILCVDAPDIAALAPGSLNTPERISEAHVPLEDAESSRFIVYRERDGLLEHVAVLIGEPETWPGIPALRMHSACLTGDLFGSLRCDCGEQLRSAAATIAEEGGGILLYLAQEGRGIGLANKLRAYGLQDTGLDTVDADQLLGFGEDERRYEAAAAMLRDLDIRQVRLMTNNPAKIAALEAAGIQIAGREALHGRLNSHNVRYLTAKADRAGHWLEEVLADGRPDGRA; encoded by the coding sequence ATGCAGCGCATTCGGCGCGCACTGATTGACCTGCGACGGGGAGAGCCGGTGCTGGTAACTGGCGAGGGCGGCTGCCGCCTCGTGATCGCTGTCGAGAACCTCAACGAAGAGCGCCTGGGTGTCATCCGTAGCCTGACCACCGAGCCCGTTGCTCTGCTGATCACCGGGCATCGCGCCCGCGCACTTGGCATGGACCGCCCGGAAGACGATGCCGTCACGCTCAGCCTCGGCCGCCTGGAGACCGGCGCACCACTGGAGGCGCTGATGGCCGCGATGAAAAACCCGACTGGGCTGGATGCCGCCGACACGGTGCTGGCCGCCGAGTACGCCGCAATCGAAATGACGCGGCATGCCGGGCTCATGCCAGCGCTCGTGGCGATCGCCGCCGACCCGGACGCCCCTCAACTGCGGGATCAAATCGACACCGGGGAGATCCTTTGCGTGGATGCACCCGATATCGCGGCCCTGGCGCCCGGCTCTTTGAATACACCCGAGCGAATTAGTGAAGCCCACGTGCCTCTGGAGGATGCCGAATCCTCACGATTCATCGTGTACCGCGAACGCGACGGCCTGCTTGAACATGTCGCCGTGCTGATCGGCGAGCCCGAGACCTGGCCAGGCATCCCCGCCCTGCGGATGCACTCGGCCTGCCTCACCGGCGATTTATTTGGCTCCTTGCGCTGTGACTGCGGCGAGCAGTTACGCAGCGCTGCTGCCACGATTGCCGAGGAAGGCGGTGGCATATTGCTGTACCTGGCTCAGGAGGGCCGGGGCATTGGGCTGGCGAACAAGCTACGCGCCTACGGGCTGCAGGATACCGGCCTTGATACGGTCGATGCGGACCAGCTGCTCGGCTTCGGCGAGGATGAACGCCGCTACGAGGCAGCTGCGGCCATGCTGCGCGATCTCGACATCCGCCAGGTTCGGCTAATGACCAATAACCCCGCCAAAATTGCCGCGCTCGAAGCCGCCGGTATCCAGATTGCCGGGCGCGAGGCCCTGCATGGACGCCTGAACAGTCATAACGTGCGCTACCTCACGGCCAAAGCCGACCGCGCCGGTCACTGGCTGGAGGAAGTACTCGCCGACGGCCGGCCCGACGGCCGCGCCTGA